Proteins from a genomic interval of Bacteroidota bacterium:
- a CDS encoding Txe/YoeB family addiction module toxin, whose protein sequence is MNDIQNSTVKDESKINDLLKDISRTPFSGIGKPEPLKYKNKGFWSRRIAGEHRLIYQVKDDEIHIAKCRFHYD, encoded by the coding sequence ATGAATGATATACAAAATTCAACTGTTAAAGATGAGTCTAAAATAAATGATTTGTTAAAAGACATCTCACGTACCCCATTTTCAGGAATTGGAAAACCTGAACCATTGAAATATAAGAATAAAGGATTCTGGTCTCGCAGAATTGCTGGCGAACACCGATTGATTTACCAGGTTAAAGACGATGAAATACATATAGCTAAATGTAGATTTCATTATGACTAA